Proteins found in one Triticum aestivum cultivar Chinese Spring chromosome 4D, IWGSC CS RefSeq v2.1, whole genome shotgun sequence genomic segment:
- the LOC123100692 gene encoding pheromone-processing carboxypeptidase KEX1-like: MRSTVDDFIVVMTDNINYPIIVFRQGKGAWVPPVDTAPYIYIIDVAFLGDTLYAITNAEDLIPLNLLLDCDGTPVVIIGKRVIRQPPGYDDYDAWSASDDDEGHDVAYDDDDDSEEVENEEVADDDDDDVEKEENNEVVDDDDDDVEEDENEKVADDDTSNIEEEKEVALDQALQEEDDGSHPFSFSGEETDAAIIISRHLIVSRGELLLVRRHVKPTYDYLTFTRRVDILEADANTGAWVPPVGTGLGGGRALFISMNFSKFVFAPCGEVEEDVVYDIHTGEVFDMKSQTSRQGHFCICFQAITWLFPPELVL; this comes from the coding sequence ATGCGCTCCACAGTCGATGACTTCATCGTCGTCATGACAGACAACATCAACTATCCCATCATCGTGTTCCGGCAGGGGAAAGGTGCCTGGGTGCCACCCGTTGATACAGCTCCCTACATTTACATCATCGACGTCGCGTTTCTTGGAGACACGCTATATGCCATCACCAATGCCGAGGACCTCATCCCTCTCAATCTTTTGTTGGATTGCGATGGCACTCCTGTGGTGATCATTGGCAAGCGTGTTATCAGGCAACCACCGGGTTACGATGATTATGATGCGTGGAGCGCTTCTGATGATGACGAGGGACATGACGTAGcttatgatgacgatgatgattcaGAAGAGGTGGAAAACGAGGAGGtagctgacgacgatgatgatgatgtagaaAAGGAGGAAAATAACGAGGTagttgacgacgacgatgatgatgtagAAGAGGACGAGAACGAGAAGGTAGCTGACGATGACACAAGCAATatagaggaggagaaggaagtagCTCTCGACCAGGCACtgcaagaagaagatgatggcAGCCACCCTTTTAGTTTCTCTGGTGAAGAAACTGATGCGGCAATCATTATTTCCCGACACCTCATCGTGTCGCGTGGGGAACTGCTTCTGGTGAGGCGACATGTGAAACCTACTTACGATTATTTGACATTTACTCGTCGCGTGGACATCCTGGAGGCAGATGCCAACACAGGCGCATGGGTGCCACCTGTTGGCACGGGGCTTGGAGGTGGTCGGGCACTCTTCATTAGCATGAACTTTTCGAAGTTTGTTTTTGCACCCTGTGGTGAGGTCGAAGAGGATGTCGTATATGATATTCACACTGGCGAGGTGTTCGACATGAAGTCTCAGACTTCCAGGCAAGGACATTTCTGTATCTGTTTCCAGGCCATAACATGGCTCTTCCCTCCAGAATTGGTGCTCTAA